The following coding sequences are from one Nicotiana tomentosiformis chromosome 3, ASM39032v3, whole genome shotgun sequence window:
- the LOC138907888 gene encoding LOW QUALITY PROTEIN: probable polygalacturonase At1g80170 (The sequence of the model RefSeq protein was modified relative to this genomic sequence to represent the inferred CDS: substituted 2 bases at 2 genomic stop codons), with amino-acid sequence MFSGPCNSGNIKFVISGKLVAPNSPSIWSGQDASQWLAFKYVSGLYVDGLGTIDGQGKEWWDQSCRHHPNLQGCTKLAPTAMKFISCNKSSISNINFVNSSQTHILVRGCNDFKVDHVFIQSSGYFPNTDDIHIQSSQSVTITNSNISSGDDCISIGDHSSYVNISNIHCGPGHGITQLGKIRTRIKKLTSYXIYEXVGTGYVRDVRFENLEFDSVDNPIIIDQNYCDVRGTCKEMVFVGTCKL; translated from the exons ATGTTTAGTGGCCCCTGCAATTCTGGCAACATCAAATTTGTG ATATCAGGGAAACTTGTTGCACCAAACTCACCTAGTATATGGAGTGGACAAGATGCTAGTCAATGGTTGGCTTTCAAATATGTTAGTGGTTTATATGTTGATGGCTTGGGAACCATTGATGGCCAAGGAAAAGAATGGTGGGATCAATCTTGTAGACACCATCCTAATTTG CAAGGATGCACAAAATTAGCTCCTACT GCCATGAAGTTCATTTCATGCAATAAAAGTTCCATAAGCAACATCAACTTTGTCAATAGTTCACAAACTCATATACTTGTTAGGGGTTGCAATGATTTCAAGGTCGATCATGTATTCATACAGTCTTCAGGATATTTTCCAAATACCGATGACATTCATATTCAATCTTCTCAATCTGTGACCATTACCAATTCTAATATAAGTTCCG GGGATGATTGTATTTCGATTGGAGATCATAGTTCTTATGTTAATATATCCAATATCCATTGTGGACCAGGTCATGGTATAACTCAACTGGGAAAAATCAGAACAAGAATAAAAAAATTGACTTCTTATTAAATATATGAATAGGTTGGCACAGGATATGTACGAGATGTCCGATTTGAGAATCTTGAATTCGACTCTGTGGACAACCCTATTATTATTGACCAAAACTATTGTGATGTTCGAGGAACCTGCAAGGAAATG GTCTTTGTAGGAACCTGTAAACTTTAA